One Chlorobaculum limnaeum genomic window carries:
- a CDS encoding ATP-binding protein: MSKIITLTLPGERAFARMASQTASSIADFVTGDARQEPAGREFSHAFELAVSEAFTNSATHDDACANMPTVTLTFEFEERQLTVSVRDANEPFSIETPAPDIENYPENGYGLWIIRKVMDSVTYRREGNSNIISMSKTL; the protein is encoded by the coding sequence ATGAGTAAAATCATCACACTGACCCTTCCGGGAGAGCGCGCCTTTGCAAGGATGGCTTCGCAAACCGCCTCGTCGATTGCCGATTTCGTGACCGGCGACGCTCGGCAGGAACCCGCAGGCCGGGAGTTTTCCCATGCCTTCGAACTCGCCGTCAGCGAAGCCTTCACCAATTCTGCGACCCATGACGACGCGTGCGCCAACATGCCGACGGTCACGCTCACCTTCGAGTTCGAAGAGCGGCAGCTCACCGTGAGCGTGCGCGACGCCAACGAACCATTCAGCATCGAAACGCCCGCGCCCGACATCGAGAACTACCCCGAAAACGGCTACGGGCTCTGGATCATCCGCAAGGTGATGGACAGCGTCACCTACCGGCGCGAAGGAAATTCGAACATCATCTCCATGTCTAAAACACTCTAA